One Anoplopoma fimbria isolate UVic2021 breed Golden Eagle Sablefish chromosome 2, Afim_UVic_2022, whole genome shotgun sequence DNA window includes the following coding sequences:
- the LOC129100380 gene encoding putative gonadotropin-releasing hormone II receptor, with product MNVSCDPAVTEYQQSSGCDLDGSCDWLSPPHCNWTSVDSGAPQLPTFSTAAKVRVIVTFILCGISTLCNLAVLWAANSHKPKSHVRVLIINLTVADLLVTFIVMPVDAVWNITVQWLAGDLACRLLMFLKLQAMYSCAFVTVVISLDRQSAILNPLAISMARRRNRVMLVVAWTMSALFSIPQMFIFHIVSITYPTNFTQCTTRGSFFTHWQETAYNMFTFSCLFLLPLVIMIICYTRIFIQISKWMTTNNMSSNEPHLRCSKNNIPKARMRTLKMSIVIVICFIVCWTPYYLLGLWYWFFPDDLEGKVSHSLTHILFIFGLFNACLDPIIYGLFTIRFRKGLRSCYHKPAVLSNREMKCTAAALSSKRGTTNSGKDSNC from the exons ATGAACGTCTCCTGTGATCCGGCAGTCACGGAGTATCAGCAGAGCTCAGGATGTGACCTCGACGGCAGCTGTGACTGGCTGTCTCCTCCCCACTGTAACTGGACGTCAGTGGACAGTGGAGCACCGCAGCTGCCCACCTTCTCCACGGCGGCCAAAGTCCGAGTGATCGTCACCTTCATCCTGTGTGGCATTTCAACTTTATGCAATTTGGCTGTGCTGTGGGCGGCCAACAGCCACAAGCCCAAGTCCCATGTCCGAGTTCTGATAATCAATCTGACTGTGGCCGATCTCTTGGTCACCTTCATCGTGATGCCCGTGGACGCCGTGTGGAACATCACCGTCCAGTGGCTGGCCGGCGACCTGGCCTGCAGGCTCCTGATGTTCCTCAAGCTGCAGGCCATGTACTCCTGTGCCTTTGTCACCGTGGTGATCAGTCTGGACAGACAGTCGGCCATCCTCAACCCTCTGGCCATCAGCATGGCGCGGAGGAGGAACCGGGTCATGCTGGTGGTGGCGTGGACTATGAGCGCCTTGTTCTCCATCCCTCAG ATGTTCATTTTCCATATTGTGAGCATCACATATCCAACGAACTTTACCCAGTGCACCACTAGGGGCAGCTTCTTCACTCACTGGCAGGAAACAGCCTACAACATGTTCACCTTCTCCTGCCTCTTCCTTCTGCCACTGGTCATAATGATAATCTGCTACACCAGGATCTTCATCCAGATCTCCAAATGGATGACAACAAATAACA TGTCCTCCAACGAGCCACATCTCCGTTGCTCCAAGAACAACATCCCCAAAGCCAGAATGAGAACTCTGAAAATGAGCATTGTCATAGTGATCTGCTTCATAGTCTGCTGGACTCCGTACTACCTGTTGGGTTTGTGGTACTGGTTCTTTCCGGACGACCTGGAGGGGAAAGTCTCCCATTCTCTCACCCACATCCTGTTCATCTTCGGGCTTTTCAACGCCTGCCTGGACCCAATCATCTATGGCCTGTTCACCATACGCTTCCGGAAGGGGCTGAGGAGCTGCTACCACAAACCTGCGGTGCTGTCCAACCGGGAGATGAAATGCACCGCCGCGGCTTTGTCCTCTAAAAGAGGGACGACCAACAGTGGAAAGGACAGCAACTGTTGA